The following are from one region of the Noviherbaspirillum sedimenti genome:
- a CDS encoding aromatic ring-hydroxylating oxygenase subunit alpha has protein sequence MQNAAAAKGSVEIAKKEPTPVSWMATDPRQPPQAYQEKSFVDLGTSGLAISRYIDRSFHEREMKQMWSKVWQMACHEHEIPNIGDSIVYEIGELSFVVVRSSETTIKAYRNACLHRAMQLRSCDGHVTNLRCPFHGWTWDLEGAPVRVAEQWDFPQVDKENLRLPEAQVATWGGFVFINMDPDAPPLHEYIGNLSEHFKSAPLEHRYVAAHVARIVPSNWKVAMEAFLESYHVSPTHPQSVTVAEYAETQYDTYEHSPNISRLLTISVAASAPTTKAMSEQELADYVAKMTEREPVKVPAGSTFRATLAEQRRADVGQALGIDVSHLSDVEMLDAVEYFVFPNFLPWHGYGLPIVYRFRPYQDHHDQCILEVYLLAPRKLSEPAPKAAPCVWVQEGQLFSDIPQLGRLGVIFDQDYVNIVGMQKGMKATEKSEIILGHYQESRIRHYHKRIDDFLAK, from the coding sequence ATGCAAAACGCAGCTGCCGCAAAGGGTTCCGTAGAAATCGCGAAGAAAGAACCTACCCCAGTGAGTTGGATGGCAACAGATCCTCGGCAACCTCCGCAGGCTTATCAGGAAAAATCGTTTGTGGACCTTGGTACGAGCGGCCTTGCGATTTCCCGTTACATTGACCGTTCATTCCATGAGCGTGAGATGAAGCAGATGTGGAGCAAGGTTTGGCAGATGGCTTGTCACGAGCATGAGATTCCCAACATTGGGGATAGTATCGTCTACGAAATCGGTGAACTGTCGTTTGTCGTGGTACGGTCAAGCGAAACGACCATCAAGGCATACCGCAATGCCTGTCTTCACCGTGCCATGCAGTTGCGCAGCTGTGATGGACACGTTACCAATCTGAGATGTCCATTCCACGGCTGGACTTGGGATCTTGAGGGTGCGCCGGTTCGTGTCGCGGAACAGTGGGATTTTCCTCAGGTCGACAAGGAAAATTTGCGTTTGCCCGAAGCTCAAGTTGCAACCTGGGGCGGTTTTGTCTTCATTAACATGGATCCGGATGCGCCGCCCCTGCATGAATACATCGGCAATTTGTCGGAACACTTTAAAAGCGCGCCGCTGGAGCATCGCTATGTCGCTGCACATGTTGCCCGTATCGTGCCAAGCAACTGGAAGGTTGCAATGGAGGCATTCCTGGAGTCGTACCATGTGTCGCCGACGCATCCGCAATCCGTGACAGTGGCTGAGTATGCGGAAACCCAGTATGACACCTACGAGCACAGTCCCAACATCAGCCGGCTCTTGACAATTTCCGTGGCCGCTTCGGCGCCGACTACGAAAGCAATGTCCGAGCAAGAGCTTGCTGACTATGTGGCGAAAATGACCGAGCGTGAACCTGTCAAAGTGCCGGCAGGCTCAACTTTCAGGGCGACGCTTGCTGAGCAGCGACGTGCCGACGTTGGGCAGGCGCTGGGGATCGATGTTTCGCATCTCAGTGATGTGGAAATGCTGGATGCAGTCGAGTATTTTGTTTTTCCGAATTTTTTGCCCTGGCATGGTTACGGCTTGCCGATTGTCTATCGTTTCCGTCCTTATCAGGACCATCATGACCAGTGTATTTTGGAAGTGTATCTGCTGGCGCCGCGCAAGCTGAGTGAACCAGCACCCAAGGCGGCGCCTTGTGTGTGGGTCCAGGAAGGGCAGCTATTTTCCGATATTCCGCAGTTGGGACGACTTGGGGTCATTTTCGATCAGGACTATGTGAATATTGTCGGCATGCAGAAAGGAATGAAGGCGACAGAAAAATCCGAGATTATCCTTGGCCATTATCAGGAAAGCCGGATCCGCCATTATCACAAGCGCATCGACGATTTTTTAGCTAAATAA
- a CDS encoding alpha/beta fold hydrolase — protein sequence MDHGKPPLLFAHGFLAHSHWWDFIAPFFMDRYRVFALDFSGMGDSEHRSVYDIAIWRDEIAAVARHLDDGPVTLVAHSFGGARAVEACATYHELFRQLVVLDSYLHFEDNTKRQNRFQSSDSPPRRHVDLASAMRRYRLIPDQDAPVYIKEHLARHSLRRYQDGWGWKFDELALIAPRNEPDSTKMLAKLALPVSLVFAQHSRIATRERMQRITKLLPNCNAVIEIPAANHHLFLDQSLAVVSCLRTLFALPR from the coding sequence ATGGATCACGGAAAACCGCCACTACTGTTTGCCCATGGTTTTCTAGCGCACTCACACTGGTGGGATTTTATCGCGCCGTTTTTCATGGACCGTTATCGTGTCTTCGCGCTAGATTTTTCAGGTATGGGTGACAGCGAGCATCGCAGCGTGTATGACATTGCGATATGGCGCGACGAGATTGCAGCCGTAGCAAGGCATCTGGATGATGGACCGGTTACCCTGGTTGCACACAGTTTCGGCGGCGCGCGCGCAGTCGAAGCCTGTGCCACTTATCACGAATTGTTCAGGCAGCTGGTAGTGCTGGATAGTTATCTCCATTTTGAAGACAATACTAAACGCCAAAATAGATTCCAGTCGTCAGATTCTCCTCCTCGCCGGCATGTCGATCTCGCTTCTGCTATGAGGCGTTACCGTCTGATTCCAGATCAGGACGCGCCTGTATACATCAAGGAGCATCTGGCGCGACATTCTTTGCGCAGATATCAAGATGGATGGGGCTGGAAGTTCGATGAGCTAGCTTTGATTGCGCCTCGTAACGAGCCAGACAGTACAAAAATGCTTGCCAAGCTAGCATTGCCAGTGTCGCTGGTATTCGCCCAACACAGTAGAATCGCGACAAGAGAACGTATGCAGCGAATTACCAAATTGTTGCCAAACTGCAATGCGGTTATTGAAATCCCCGCTGCCAATCATCATCTTTTTCTCGATCAGTCATTGGCTGTCGTCTCATGTCTGCGCACGCTCTTCGCTTTGCCGCGTTGA
- a CDS encoding NADP-dependent oxidoreductase yields the protein MALTASLPQQLSEENQKANTMKAIRIHEYGGPEYLRFEDCPIPTPAAGQVLVKVEACGVNPVDAWFRSGHLKAHFARPLPFIPGWEVAGTIVETGVGVTRLTVGERVFGMLNFAADGAYAEYVVTDASRLSPIPSNMTSVDAAALPIAGLTGVQLVETVLDCRPGDRILIAGALGAVGRAAVHAAQLRGARVIAGVRKNRLAEARQLGADDYLAIDDPDAVAQLAGAIQSIVDTVGPAALAPLYGTVAPGGKIVTVVPLPTAPADPDRLAIERHSVKPDPDRLAKLAEDVVGGKFALPDINVLALSDAENAHSLMAKGGLRRKFVLTDC from the coding sequence GTGGCGCTAACGGCAAGCCTGCCGCAGCAACTATCTGAGGAAAACCAAAAGGCGAACACGATGAAGGCTATCAGGATCCACGAATATGGCGGGCCAGAATACCTGCGTTTTGAGGACTGCCCAATCCCGACGCCAGCGGCCGGCCAGGTGCTCGTGAAGGTTGAGGCTTGCGGCGTCAATCCGGTTGATGCATGGTTCCGTTCAGGCCATCTTAAAGCGCATTTCGCCCGGCCGCTGCCCTTCATTCCGGGGTGGGAAGTCGCTGGCACGATCGTAGAAACCGGTGTGGGCGTCACTCGTCTGACAGTCGGCGAACGAGTATTCGGGATGCTCAATTTCGCGGCCGACGGCGCCTATGCCGAATATGTCGTGACCGATGCGTCGCGGCTAAGCCCGATCCCTTCGAATATGACGTCGGTCGACGCGGCTGCGCTGCCCATTGCAGGCCTGACCGGTGTGCAATTAGTCGAGACGGTGCTCGATTGTCGTCCGGGCGATCGTATCCTGATAGCTGGCGCGCTTGGCGCCGTCGGCAGGGCGGCCGTGCATGCCGCGCAGTTACGCGGAGCTCGCGTCATCGCCGGCGTCCGCAAGAACCGGCTGGCAGAGGCAAGACAGTTGGGTGCGGACGATTATCTTGCGATCGACGATCCCGACGCAGTCGCGCAACTGGCCGGGGCGATCCAGAGTATCGTGGACACAGTAGGCCCCGCGGCACTGGCCCCGCTCTACGGGACGGTAGCGCCTGGCGGCAAGATCGTTACCGTTGTGCCGCTACCGACTGCTCCCGCCGATCCGGATCGGCTGGCAATTGAACGTCATTCTGTCAAGCCAGACCCGGACCGCCTGGCAAAACTGGCCGAAGATGTCGTCGGAGGTAAATTTGCGCTGCCAGACATAAATGTGCTGGCTCTGTCTGACGCGGAAAATGCACATTCCCTCATGGCAAAGGGAGGCCTGCGACGCAAATTTGTCCTAACAGACTGTTGA
- a CDS encoding SDR family NAD(P)-dependent oxidoreductase: MLIIEKPLAGRVAFVTGASKGIGRAIAVGLAKAGAAVGLTGRTPGEGPGTAGETAAAIRASGGQALPLICDIRDPAAVEASIAATVAEFGRLDVLMNNAGLYFPRKTIAEIELALWDETITAHMTGTFLCARFAIPHLVAAGGGSIINMSSTGADPTHRAALNVAYSAAKAGVEQFTRGLAQELAESNIAANAIRPMKLLTESSHQHVLDRSQLSTYAQPESICPSIVWLAQCRREFTGNVVCRTDFEDGRFQRIKFPAPL, from the coding sequence ATGCTGATAATCGAAAAACCGCTCGCCGGGCGGGTCGCCTTTGTCACTGGTGCAAGCAAGGGGATTGGACGTGCCATTGCGGTCGGGCTGGCCAAGGCGGGCGCCGCAGTCGGCCTGACCGGGCGCACGCCGGGCGAGGGGCCCGGCACGGCGGGCGAAACGGCTGCCGCGATCAGGGCTAGCGGAGGTCAGGCATTACCGCTGATCTGCGACATTCGCGATCCCGCCGCTGTGGAAGCAAGCATCGCGGCCACCGTCGCAGAATTCGGCCGCCTCGATGTGTTAATGAATAACGCCGGGCTTTACTTCCCCCGCAAAACAATTGCCGAAATTGAACTCGCGCTGTGGGACGAGACGATCACGGCCCACATGACCGGCACTTTCCTGTGCGCCCGCTTCGCCATTCCGCATCTTGTCGCCGCCGGTGGCGGCAGCATCATCAATATGTCTTCGACAGGCGCAGACCCCACGCACCGCGCAGCGCTCAACGTCGCCTATTCGGCGGCCAAGGCGGGCGTCGAGCAGTTCACGCGAGGGCTGGCACAGGAACTCGCCGAATCGAACATCGCGGCAAACGCAATCCGACCGATGAAACTACTAACAGAAAGCAGCCACCAGCACGTGCTGGATCGGTCGCAGTTGAGCACTTACGCCCAGCCGGAATCGATTTGTCCTTCGATTGTCTGGCTCGCGCAATGCCGCCGCGAATTCACGGGCAATGTGGTTTGCCGCACCGATTTTGAGGATGGGCGTTTCCAGCGAATTAAGTTTCCGGCGCCGCTCTGA
- a CDS encoding LysR family transcriptional regulator, with translation MTPDLNLYRLFLMVFDERSVSAAAARLNVTQPAVSHALNRLRLTLGDRLFTRSPSGLRPTPYALDIEPRVRQAIRSLMQSSERTNFDPHTTERSFTIAAGPYLCELVAQDLLIAAITTAPRSQFLIRKHTDRLVEDLVVGNIDLTLGTFGRIPAQLAAQPLLTEDMVWVVRKGHPMAETIDVAALLALPRLNVSAANSAEDEFMGSNVDGLERRLTINPEEVLMKHMPAAYHVPPARGAVYDNRTAMQIIARSNMAAFLPRRLVQAHALELGLRIVDVPMATDAVTISMLWSRDRTDSAAHIWLRELTLRVIADRFCAMPPSGLPVTGHSENRPNDHMKSAHSDPENSSFDAYDMHP, from the coding sequence ATGACTCCCGATCTAAATCTTTATCGTCTTTTCCTTATGGTCTTCGACGAGAGGAGCGTCAGCGCAGCCGCAGCTCGTCTGAATGTGACCCAGCCTGCGGTCAGCCATGCACTCAATCGTCTGCGACTTACACTTGGTGATCGCCTCTTTACCCGGTCGCCGAGCGGCCTGCGCCCCACCCCATATGCTTTGGATATTGAACCGCGGGTGCGTCAGGCTATTCGCAGCCTCATGCAATCCAGCGAAAGGACAAACTTCGATCCACATACTACGGAGAGGAGTTTCACCATTGCCGCCGGTCCCTATCTTTGCGAGCTGGTAGCGCAGGACCTTCTGATTGCCGCCATCACTACCGCTCCGCGGTCGCAGTTTCTGATTCGCAAACATACGGACCGGCTCGTAGAAGATCTTGTCGTGGGCAATATCGACCTTACTTTGGGGACTTTCGGCAGGATTCCCGCACAATTGGCAGCGCAGCCACTGCTTACTGAGGACATGGTGTGGGTCGTCCGAAAAGGTCACCCGATGGCGGAAACGATTGACGTCGCTGCCCTGCTCGCGCTGCCGCGCCTTAACGTTTCGGCCGCGAACAGCGCGGAAGATGAGTTTATGGGTAGCAACGTCGACGGTCTGGAGAGGCGCCTGACGATCAACCCGGAAGAAGTCCTGATGAAGCACATGCCGGCGGCTTATCATGTCCCCCCTGCCCGCGGGGCCGTCTACGACAATCGCACGGCCATGCAGATAATTGCCCGGTCGAACATGGCGGCATTTCTGCCTCGGCGACTCGTTCAGGCGCATGCCTTGGAACTTGGCTTGCGCATCGTCGACGTGCCAATGGCAACTGATGCGGTAACAATTTCGATGTTATGGTCGCGGGATCGAACAGACAGTGCAGCGCACATTTGGTTGCGCGAACTAACTCTCCGCGTGATTGCCGATCGGTTTTGCGCCATGCCTCCATCTGGATTGCCCGTCACAGGTCATTCTGAAAATCGGCCGAATGACCATATGAAATCGGCTCATAGCGACCCTGAAAATTCGTCATTTGACGCATATGACATGCATCCATAA
- a CDS encoding MaoC family dehydratase has protein sequence MTERTRQTITIDEYRKSIGACGNSSEWLLVTQAMIDEFASITGDDAFIHVDPVRAAKTHFGGTIAHGLLTLSLLTKLMHTAVPVIEGTKMGINYGFDRVRFVTPLPVNSRIRARFDLAEISEPKPRFILVTYMVSVEIKNQQRPTLVARWMLGRWLSK, from the coding sequence ATGACAGAGCGAACACGACAGACAATTACAATCGACGAGTACCGCAAGAGCATTGGCGCTTGCGGAAATTCTTCTGAATGGCTACTGGTAACGCAAGCAATGATCGATGAATTTGCATCTATAACCGGAGACGATGCCTTCATCCATGTCGATCCTGTGCGCGCGGCCAAGACTCATTTCGGTGGCACGATTGCGCATGGACTGCTGACGCTTTCTCTATTGACGAAGCTGATGCATACGGCAGTGCCTGTGATTGAGGGCACAAAAATGGGGATTAATTACGGCTTTGACCGGGTTCGGTTTGTCACACCACTGCCGGTTAACTCACGGATACGTGCACGATTTGACCTCGCCGAGATAAGCGAGCCAAAACCTCGGTTCATCCTGGTGACTTACATGGTGTCGGTCGAGATTAAAAACCAACAACGGCCGACATTGGTGGCGCGATGGATGCTCGGCCGCTGGCTAAGCAAGTGA
- a CDS encoding flavin-containing monooxygenase, which yields MQLCEADYRKDNESQACEFDAIVVGAGFGGMYALHKLRGLGMRVRVLEAAPDVGGTWYWNRYPGLRCDAESVEYSYSFDDGLQQDWEWTEKFATQPEILRYAKHVADRFDFRRDINFETRVKSATYDEATKRWCIVTDRDEELTARFFIMATGCLSVASVPKMKGLDSFKGRWYHSSNWPEGGVNFKGLRVGVIGTGSTGIQLIPEVAKDAAHLYVFQRTPNFTVPAQNGPLSPDFKKYVKENYADIRARARQQGLGLHTHGDQSAFGVSAEERQRRFEAAWQQGGPQFMFVFNDQLKNPEANKAAVDFVHGKIRSIVKDPATADTLCPKDYPIGAKRICVDTNYYATFNRENVTLVDLRKSPIEELTEAGLKTSNGDYELDAIVFATGFDAMTGALLKVNIIGRNGLKLADKWSAGPQNLLGITVSGFPNFFMITGPGSPSVFSNVVMSIEQHVDWMVDCLKYMREQGFAAIEASAEAESSWVQHVNDVANNTLLPQANSWYVGANIPGKPRVFMPYVGGVGQFRKKCDEVAENDYSGFALERG from the coding sequence ATGCAATTATGTGAAGCAGATTATCGGAAAGACAACGAAAGCCAGGCTTGCGAGTTTGACGCCATTGTCGTTGGCGCAGGCTTTGGCGGCATGTACGCGCTACACAAGCTGCGTGGACTCGGGATGCGTGTGCGTGTACTCGAAGCGGCGCCCGACGTCGGCGGCACTTGGTACTGGAACCGCTATCCCGGTCTTCGGTGTGACGCAGAAAGCGTGGAATATTCCTATTCTTTTGATGACGGACTGCAACAAGATTGGGAGTGGACGGAAAAGTTCGCGACGCAACCAGAAATCCTGCGTTATGCAAAGCACGTTGCCGACCGGTTTGACTTCAGGCGCGATATCAACTTCGAAACACGCGTGAAGTCGGCAACGTATGACGAGGCCACCAAGCGCTGGTGCATAGTGACTGATCGTGACGAAGAGCTGACGGCACGCTTTTTTATCATGGCGACAGGATGCTTGAGTGTTGCCAGCGTACCTAAGATGAAGGGATTGGATAGTTTCAAGGGGCGCTGGTATCACAGCAGCAATTGGCCAGAGGGGGGAGTGAATTTCAAGGGATTGCGCGTCGGTGTTATTGGCACCGGTTCCACAGGCATTCAGCTAATTCCGGAGGTGGCCAAGGATGCAGCGCATCTCTACGTGTTTCAGCGTACGCCGAACTTCACAGTGCCGGCTCAAAACGGACCACTCTCGCCTGATTTCAAAAAGTACGTTAAAGAAAACTACGCGGATATCCGTGCTCGTGCCAGACAACAGGGACTTGGCTTGCACACTCACGGCGATCAATCGGCATTTGGCGTCTCCGCTGAAGAACGCCAAAGGCGTTTTGAAGCTGCGTGGCAGCAGGGCGGTCCACAGTTTATGTTTGTCTTTAATGATCAGCTAAAAAATCCAGAAGCAAACAAGGCTGCCGTTGATTTCGTGCATGGAAAAATTCGCTCTATCGTCAAGGATCCTGCAACAGCCGATACGCTTTGCCCAAAGGATTACCCAATAGGTGCAAAACGCATTTGTGTAGACACGAACTACTACGCGACGTTCAACCGTGAGAACGTCACTCTAGTCGATTTGCGCAAGTCACCTATTGAAGAACTAACTGAGGCGGGCTTGAAAACCAGTAATGGGGATTATGAGCTCGATGCCATTGTTTTTGCGACGGGATTCGACGCAATGACCGGTGCATTGTTGAAGGTTAATATCATCGGGCGCAACGGACTCAAGCTGGCGGACAAATGGTCTGCAGGCCCGCAAAATCTTCTTGGCATCACGGTTTCTGGATTCCCGAATTTCTTCATGATTACCGGACCTGGAAGTCCATCCGTTTTCTCGAATGTCGTGATGTCGATTGAGCAGCATGTGGATTGGATGGTTGATTGCCTTAAATATATGAGAGAGCAAGGCTTCGCTGCGATCGAAGCCAGCGCAGAAGCCGAATCAAGCTGGGTGCAGCATGTGAATGATGTCGCCAATAATACGTTGCTGCCGCAAGCAAATTCCTGGTACGTAGGCGCCAATATTCCAGGAAAACCTCGAGTCTTCATGCCTTACGTTGGTGGGGTCGGTCAGTTCCGCAAGAAATGCGATGAAGTGGCGGAAAATGACTATAGCGGTTTTGCACTCGAAAGGGGATGA
- a CDS encoding alpha/beta hydrolase, translating into MPLDDATTAFIAQVSQARPRPLTEMAPDEVRLGTARLRALYGTGPGMQRTEDVRVGEGEHAFDVRVLVPNQAPSGVILYFHGGGWVTGDIDDFDVLGRKVAERTGCAVLLVNYRLAPEHRFPAAVNDACAALHWADANIEAIAGRQVPLVLLGDSAGGNLAAVAAHRARDAGLSVAMQVLLYPVTDSDFNRPTYTDPKNQLLLNRASMVWFWDHYLPDACMRLQPDASPLRSTNFQVLPPTLILTAEFDPLREEGEAYAAKLVAAGVPVEFERYAGQMHGFFSMVNVLPGSERAINHVARFIRERLSR; encoded by the coding sequence ATGCCACTTGACGATGCAACTACAGCATTCATTGCGCAAGTCAGTCAGGCCCGACCACGGCCATTGACGGAAATGGCGCCAGATGAAGTTCGTCTGGGAACTGCGCGCCTGCGTGCTCTTTATGGAACAGGGCCCGGCATGCAACGCACAGAAGATGTGCGCGTGGGTGAGGGCGAGCATGCTTTTGATGTCCGCGTGCTGGTACCAAATCAGGCGCCTTCTGGGGTTATTCTCTATTTCCATGGCGGCGGCTGGGTCACCGGCGACATTGACGACTTCGATGTGTTGGGGCGAAAAGTCGCAGAGCGCACTGGATGCGCAGTGCTGCTAGTGAATTATCGCCTCGCTCCGGAACATCGCTTCCCTGCCGCAGTGAACGACGCCTGTGCTGCATTGCATTGGGCAGATGCCAATATCGAAGCTATAGCAGGTCGTCAGGTTCCGTTGGTTCTGCTAGGTGATAGCGCTGGTGGGAATCTTGCGGCCGTTGCGGCGCATCGCGCCCGTGATGCTGGCCTGTCCGTAGCCATGCAAGTGCTTCTCTATCCTGTCACGGATTCGGATTTCAATCGTCCAACTTACACGGATCCGAAAAACCAGTTGCTTTTGAATCGCGCATCTATGGTCTGGTTTTGGGACCACTATCTTCCGGATGCTTGCATGCGCCTGCAGCCTGATGCCTCTCCACTGCGCAGCACAAACTTTCAGGTGCTGCCGCCAACCCTTATCCTGACAGCAGAATTCGATCCTCTGCGTGAAGAAGGTGAGGCGTATGCCGCGAAACTGGTTGCCGCAGGTGTACCTGTCGAATTTGAACGCTATGCCGGCCAAATGCATGGTTTCTTCTCGATGGTTAACGTTCTTCCCGGCAGTGAGCGTGCGATTAACCATGTGGCCCGCTTCATCCGGGAACGACTTTCCCGATAA
- a CDS encoding alcohol dehydrogenase catalytic domain-containing protein, with protein MPVTCKAAVAFGPNEPLQIRVIEVADPGPKEVMVRLAATGLCHSDLSMMEGKGNVTFPIVFGHEGFGEVVACGEGVTEFEVGDTVIPYLIPDCGECFFCKSGRTNLCVQFGARRQSPWTPFSLDGKPIATFMGLGTFAEITVVKEDMLTKVDSKAPADYACCIGCGVTTGIGAALNTAQVKPGSTVGVFGVGGVGLSVVQGARLAGAGRIIAIDMNPAKEEVARRMGATDFVNAKEVDNLVSHLFQMTGMGLDYAFECVGSPKLMALALEATNPAWGLAVNIGVVEAGKELTTLPNTLVTGRRWTGSLMGGAKRQDVSRYVDMFMRGEIKLDDLVSHRLDLEEINHGFDMMRSGESVRSVIMY; from the coding sequence ATGCCTGTAACGTGCAAAGCAGCAGTTGCATTCGGACCTAATGAACCATTGCAGATCCGCGTGATCGAGGTTGCCGACCCCGGCCCTAAGGAAGTCATGGTGCGCCTTGCCGCAACCGGATTGTGCCATTCTGATTTGTCCATGATGGAAGGGAAAGGGAATGTGACCTTCCCGATCGTTTTTGGCCATGAGGGATTCGGCGAAGTGGTCGCCTGTGGCGAGGGGGTGACCGAATTTGAAGTTGGCGACACGGTTATTCCTTATCTGATTCCAGATTGCGGAGAATGCTTTTTTTGCAAATCCGGCAGAACCAATCTGTGTGTGCAGTTCGGGGCGCGACGTCAGTCGCCATGGACGCCGTTTTCCCTGGATGGGAAGCCAATCGCGACATTCATGGGACTTGGCACATTTGCCGAAATTACTGTTGTCAAAGAAGACATGCTGACCAAGGTGGACAGTAAGGCCCCGGCCGACTATGCCTGCTGCATTGGCTGTGGCGTGACAACTGGTATTGGCGCTGCACTCAACACAGCCCAGGTGAAGCCAGGGTCAACTGTAGGTGTCTTCGGCGTAGGTGGCGTTGGGTTAAGCGTTGTCCAAGGCGCGCGGCTTGCAGGCGCCGGCCGCATCATTGCCATTGACATGAATCCAGCGAAGGAAGAAGTTGCGCGCAGGATGGGCGCAACCGACTTCGTCAATGCGAAAGAAGTGGACAACCTGGTATCGCATCTGTTCCAGATGACTGGAATGGGCCTGGATTACGCGTTCGAATGTGTCGGCTCGCCTAAACTGATGGCATTGGCTCTGGAGGCGACCAATCCGGCATGGGGACTGGCGGTCAATATCGGAGTTGTGGAAGCAGGAAAAGAGCTCACCACACTGCCAAATACGCTTGTTACTGGACGTCGCTGGACCGGTTCCCTCATGGGCGGCGCAAAGCGTCAGGATGTATCCCGCTACGTCGACATGTTCATGCGCGGTGAGATAAAACTGGATGATCTCGTCTCGCACAGGCTGGATCTGGAAGAGATTAATCATGGCTTTGACATGATGCGCAGCGGCGAATCGGTGCGTTCCGTGATCATGTATTGA
- a CDS encoding aldehyde dehydrogenase family protein, translating into MKYANKLLIDGELVGTAKGKTFDVEDPATGQVIAQAPAGDAEDIDRAVRAARHCFDSGAWTSYTAADRAATMWKLSDTVAANIDQLSELEVIDNGMPLVFARASLNSAINGLRYYAGMCTKLNGITSNISGGGRQMHAYTQRDPVGVVGAITPWNAPLATLINKIAPAIAAGCALVCKPAEQTPLTSLRFAELIAASGLPRGLINIVTGLGSVAGAAIANHPGVDKVTFTGSTEVGKGLVQAASGNLKRLTLELGGKSPVFLFDDADLERAIPACIMAIFANSGQVCFAGSRLYVQRRIFDEVVNRIAKAAKEMRLGSGLDAATQLGPLVSQKQMARVLSYIESGITEGAELLSGGARFGDKGYFVEPTVFANQNAQDIRIVREEIFGPVLVAMPFDNLDDVAHIANSSPYGLGAGIFSSNVSTVHKAAQIIRAGNIWINCYGILDKSMPFGGFRQSGWGREHGIEGIEPYLETKSVYTMLG; encoded by the coding sequence GTGAAATACGCAAACAAATTGCTGATTGACGGCGAATTGGTCGGTACTGCTAAAGGTAAAACATTTGATGTCGAAGACCCGGCGACCGGGCAGGTAATCGCTCAGGCGCCTGCAGGCGATGCAGAAGACATTGACCGTGCTGTGCGCGCCGCGCGTCACTGTTTCGACTCCGGTGCCTGGACGAGCTACACGGCGGCAGATAGAGCTGCAACCATGTGGAAACTGTCTGATACCGTTGCGGCCAATATCGACCAGCTTTCGGAGTTGGAGGTTATCGACAACGGCATGCCTCTGGTGTTCGCACGTGCAAGCCTCAATAGTGCCATCAATGGCCTGCGTTACTATGCGGGCATGTGCACAAAGCTTAATGGTATTACCAGTAATATTTCTGGAGGCGGGCGGCAGATGCATGCGTATACCCAGCGGGATCCGGTCGGAGTGGTCGGTGCAATCACGCCCTGGAATGCGCCGCTGGCTACCTTGATTAACAAGATTGCTCCGGCCATTGCCGCTGGTTGTGCCCTTGTATGTAAACCCGCGGAACAGACGCCGCTGACTTCACTCCGTTTTGCAGAGCTGATCGCTGCGTCCGGCCTGCCACGTGGGCTAATCAATATCGTCACTGGCCTTGGCTCGGTTGCCGGCGCGGCAATAGCAAATCATCCAGGCGTGGATAAAGTTACTTTTACGGGGTCCACTGAGGTCGGCAAGGGGCTGGTTCAGGCTGCGTCGGGCAACCTCAAGCGGCTGACGCTGGAGCTGGGCGGCAAGTCCCCGGTTTTCCTGTTTGACGATGCGGATCTTGAGCGTGCTATTCCTGCTTGTATTATGGCCATTTTTGCGAACAGCGGCCAGGTGTGCTTTGCAGGATCACGTCTGTACGTACAGCGTCGAATCTTTGATGAGGTGGTCAACCGCATTGCCAAGGCAGCAAAAGAAATGCGTTTGGGCAGCGGGCTTGACGCCGCGACGCAGCTGGGTCCGCTGGTGTCACAAAAACAGATGGCACGCGTCCTGAGTTACATAGAGAGTGGTATCACGGAAGGTGCTGAATTGTTAAGTGGTGGCGCCAGGTTCGGAGACAAAGGCTATTTTGTCGAACCGACCGTATTTGCCAACCAGAATGCGCAGGATATTCGTATTGTGCGCGAGGAGATTTTTGGCCCCGTTCTGGTTGCCATGCCATTTGATAACCTGGATGACGTCGCCCATATAGCCAATAGTTCTCCGTACGGCCTCGGAGCGGGAATCTTTTCATCCAATGTGTCGACTGTACATAAAGCCGCACAAATTATCCGGGCAGGGAATATCTGGATTAACTGCTACGGCATTCTTGATAAGTCCATGCCGTTTGGCGGCTTCCGTCAATCCGGCTGGGGGCGCGAACATGGTATTGAAGGGATTGAGCCTTATCTTGAGACAAAATCTGTCTACACAATGCTGGGATAA